In Cydia amplana chromosome 2, ilCydAmpl1.1, whole genome shotgun sequence, the following proteins share a genomic window:
- the LOC134658535 gene encoding pyrroline-5-carboxylate reductase 3, which produces MSFNLGFIGGGNMSTAIVKGILKTETHSPSKIWVSGPHLNNLKHWSDLGANVTNKNGEVFSHCDVIFLGVKPGMLEAAVNDCLQTLTATLSCKKVLFVSMLAGITIGDLQKVLKQLSKDVSVIRIMPNTPMTVGEGACLYTPDDSVTEDQCSLVERLLSNCGICERVPETLMDSLGSLIGCGPAFVYIIIEALADGAVKQGVPRALALRFAAQMVAGSGKMVLQSGKHPGLLKDEVCSPGGSTICGVTALEEGKIRATLINAVQASTLRNKELGKK; this is translated from the exons ATGTCGTTCAACCTTGGATTTATTGGTGGTGGCAATATGTCCACTGCTATAGTGAAAGGCATCTTGAAAACTG aAACACACTCACCATCCAAGATATGGGTATCAGGACCTCACTTGAATAACCTGAAGCACTGGAGTGACCTAGGTGCCAATGTTACAAACAAAAATGGTGAAGTATTCAGTCACTGTGATGTCATATTTTTGGGTGTTAAGCCAGGCATGCTTGAAGCCGCTGTCAATGACTGTCTCCAAACATTAACAGCAACTCTGTCTTGTAAAAAGGTGCTTTTTGTTTCAATGTTGGCCGGGATAACTATTGGTGATTTGCAAAAG GTCTTAAAGCAACTCTCTAAAGATGTGAGTGTAATACGCATAATGCCCAACACTCCAATGACTGTTGGGGAAGGAGCCTGCTTGTACACCCCGGACGACAGTGTGACGGAAGATCAGTGTAGTCTGGTGGAGAGGCTGCTCAGCAATTGTGGCATCTGTGAAAGGGTGCCAGAGACTCTGATGGATTCTTTAGGCTCCTTAATTGGCTGTGGACCTGCTTTT gtataCATAATAATCGAAGCTCTAGCAGACGGCGCAGTGAAGCAGGGCGTTCCTCGCGCGCTAGCATTGCGTTTTGCCGCCCAAATGGTGGCCGGCAGCGGCAAAATGGTCTTGCAGTCTGGGAAACACCCAGGGCTGCTGAAGGATGAAGTCTGCTCTCCCGGAGGTTCCACTATCTGTGGAGTGACTGCGCTTGAGGAAGggaaaattag ggcCACTTTGATCAATGCTGTACAGGCCTCTACGCTGAGAAATAAGGAGCTTGGAAAGAAGTAG